A portion of the Meiothermus sp. CFH 77666 genome contains these proteins:
- a CDS encoding BamA/TamA family outer membrane protein, whose amino-acid sequence MKRLFPLVMLLGMALAAPIEEVEVRGTDTVLAALVRISLPFGVGDEPGDLEQARAAVLGTGYFRDARVRLDGNKLVVEVTTNPAITKVTASSKAFPEANVLRYLETEQAIGVGSVFNPKKATEAAQALARIYRNEGFPFEPKITPEARDVAGGVELNFNIEENPELKSVEVGAATYVPKERLEPLFQPVVENGRFSFERFRDAVGRTGDVYAAAGFRGSGVDLARTALVDGVLRVAFSELKIAEINARGVDVSALGLKVGDPFNLDRILDGVNTLSRSISRVIDFRPERVSPDGVRLNFQAGEQRFGAIREVRIEGNTAIPTEKLLARLRLKPGDEYNPALANEDFARVLREYRDAGFDLVGQPDITFREGVYVQRLRELRIAGYRIEPALTRTDPSVFLREMPPVGSLFSVNALRQGITNILRTGLLREPPGVRPQQGEKPEDIIIVLSFREAQTGSFIPGISWSSLTGWEGSIGISDTNLWGLAHQYNVTLGINPNDAGQFLTFSASYRIPWVYLDFADFKDVRTSFGVSVYSQPQANINFPLQQQYNGNTPDLNGDGIIDDKDQTSIWQYTERKTGINFSVSRPLSRDFPNLRLSAGLGWEWNIPLLEVNDANRPRCLVKVPDSGNKANPPVAEDTACSNALLQDAQSKFEQNVREFQAITLNLGATYSTLNSPTFPTQGFSVNLSTGYGITFPKGGDVTQYVPVVVTGRNYFQIDQAARQAISLRLSFGTILGTAQDSQKFSLGGNSTDITTLRGYDPRFLDKGTTVLNGTLEYGYDFGLSPTGGTNIYGFVFTDFGRMWPAPADLDAFFLGVGVGLQINLDLLGAILPPIRLDYGFSQRNPTGRFALRLGLGF is encoded by the coding sequence ATGAAGCGATTATTTCCCCTCGTGATGTTGCTGGGTATGGCCCTGGCGGCCCCCATCGAGGAGGTGGAGGTGCGGGGTACCGATACCGTGCTGGCTGCGCTGGTGCGCATCTCACTGCCTTTTGGAGTGGGCGATGAACCCGGCGACCTGGAACAGGCCCGGGCTGCCGTGTTGGGTACAGGCTACTTCCGGGATGCCAGGGTTCGTCTGGATGGCAACAAACTGGTAGTGGAGGTCACGACCAACCCGGCTATTACCAAGGTTACGGCATCATCCAAAGCCTTTCCCGAAGCCAACGTGCTGCGCTACCTGGAAACCGAGCAAGCCATTGGGGTTGGTTCGGTATTTAACCCTAAAAAGGCCACCGAGGCCGCTCAGGCCCTGGCCCGCATCTATCGCAACGAAGGTTTTCCATTTGAGCCCAAAATTACCCCGGAAGCCAGGGATGTGGCCGGTGGGGTGGAGCTAAATTTCAACATTGAGGAGAACCCCGAACTGAAGTCGGTGGAGGTTGGAGCTGCCACCTACGTACCCAAAGAGCGCCTCGAGCCCCTCTTTCAACCGGTGGTGGAGAATGGGCGCTTCTCCTTCGAGCGTTTCCGCGATGCGGTGGGCCGTACCGGCGATGTGTATGCTGCAGCCGGTTTCCGGGGCAGTGGGGTAGACCTGGCCCGCACCGCCCTGGTAGACGGCGTGCTTCGGGTAGCGTTTAGCGAGCTCAAAATTGCCGAGATCAACGCTCGAGGAGTGGATGTCAGTGCGCTGGGCCTCAAGGTGGGCGATCCCTTCAACCTTGACCGGATCCTGGACGGGGTTAATACCTTATCCCGTAGCATCAGCCGGGTGATTGACTTCCGACCCGAGCGGGTAAGCCCGGATGGGGTGCGTCTGAACTTTCAGGCGGGCGAACAGCGCTTTGGAGCTATCCGCGAGGTTCGCATTGAAGGCAATACGGCCATTCCTACCGAAAAACTGCTGGCCAGGCTCCGCCTCAAACCCGGCGATGAATACAACCCGGCCCTGGCCAACGAAGACTTCGCTCGAGTCCTGCGGGAATACCGCGATGCAGGTTTCGACCTGGTGGGCCAGCCCGACATCACCTTCCGCGAAGGGGTTTATGTGCAGCGGTTGCGTGAGCTCCGGATTGCGGGTTACCGCATCGAGCCTGCCCTGACCCGCACCGACCCCAGCGTGTTTCTACGCGAAATGCCTCCCGTAGGCAGCCTGTTCTCGGTGAACGCCTTGCGGCAGGGCATTACCAACATTCTTCGCACCGGGTTGCTGCGCGAACCCCCAGGGGTGCGGCCCCAGCAAGGCGAAAAACCTGAAGACATCATCATCGTGCTGAGCTTTCGCGAAGCCCAGACCGGGAGCTTCATTCCCGGGATATCGTGGAGCAGCCTGACGGGTTGGGAAGGCAGCATTGGTATCAGCGATACCAACCTGTGGGGGCTGGCCCATCAGTACAATGTGACCCTGGGCATCAACCCCAACGATGCGGGTCAGTTCCTGACCTTCAGTGCCTCCTACCGAATTCCCTGGGTTTACCTTGATTTTGCCGACTTCAAGGACGTGCGCACCTCGTTTGGGGTCAGTGTGTACAGCCAGCCACAGGCCAATATCAACTTTCCGCTGCAGCAGCAGTACAACGGCAATACCCCAGACCTGAACGGCGACGGAATTATTGACGACAAAGATCAGACCTCAATCTGGCAGTACACCGAGCGCAAAACCGGCATCAATTTCTCGGTTTCCCGCCCTCTGAGCCGTGACTTCCCCAACCTGCGGCTTTCGGCAGGTCTGGGTTGGGAATGGAATATTCCCTTGCTGGAAGTTAACGATGCCAACCGCCCCCGATGCCTGGTCAAGGTGCCGGATTCGGGTAACAAAGCCAACCCTCCGGTTGCCGAGGACACCGCTTGCAGCAATGCGTTGTTGCAAGATGCGCAGAGCAAGTTTGAGCAAAACGTGCGTGAGTTCCAGGCCATTACGCTCAATCTGGGAGCCACCTACAGCACCCTGAATAGCCCCACCTTCCCCACCCAGGGCTTCTCGGTCAACCTCAGCACCGGCTACGGTATTACCTTTCCCAAAGGCGGCGATGTGACCCAGTATGTGCCGGTGGTGGTGACGGGCCGAAACTACTTCCAGATTGACCAGGCGGCCCGTCAGGCCATTAGCCTGCGGCTTTCGTTTGGAACCATTTTGGGTACAGCGCAGGACAGCCAGAAGTTCAGCCTGGGCGGCAACAGCACCGACATCACCACCCTGCGCGGTTACGACCCCCGCTTTCTGGACAAGGGAACCACCGTACTCAACGGCACCCTCGAGTATGGCTACGATTTTGGCCTGAGCCCAACTGGCGGAACCAACATCTATGGCTTTGTGTTTACCGATTTTGGCCGCATGTGGCCAGCCCCTGCCGATCTTGACGCCTTTTTCCTGGGGGTAGGGGTGGGTTTGCAAATCAACCTCGACCTGCTGGGCGCCATTCTGCCGCCCATCCGACTGGATTATGGCTTCAGCCAGCGCAACCCCACCGGGCGTTTCGCGCTGCGGCTGGGACTTGGGTTCTGA
- a CDS encoding tetratricopeptide repeat protein — protein MTQLDATSGIELALQHLSRGEPLLALRVLDRVSWMDLGWPDYWRVRAEAFLLLGDHKQAASSAKEGLVEDPDNLPLLLLFIKALAELGELDRAQYALTHALRLAPNNLELQSLADSLKLQINQRPKSPKAASLPPVQTIPDVPTHARDDWKTARDWRSGKRIFNEADASAIKRAFKANNPTLPEAQVRRRNFSFMLPIGFLLLCVAFIGFWLWSHMGR, from the coding sequence ATGACCCAACTGGATGCCACTAGCGGAATTGAACTCGCGTTGCAACACCTGTCCAGGGGAGAGCCCTTATTGGCTTTACGGGTACTGGACAGGGTTTCCTGGATGGATTTGGGCTGGCCCGATTACTGGCGGGTCAGAGCCGAGGCTTTCTTGCTGCTGGGTGACCATAAGCAGGCGGCCAGCAGCGCCAAAGAGGGTCTGGTGGAAGACCCCGACAACCTGCCCCTGCTCTTATTGTTCATCAAGGCTCTGGCGGAATTGGGCGAGCTGGACAGGGCCCAATACGCCCTGACCCATGCGCTGCGGCTGGCCCCGAACAACCTCGAGCTGCAAAGCCTGGCCGACTCCCTCAAGTTGCAAATTAATCAGCGTCCCAAATCACCCAAAGCTGCTTCGTTACCCCCCGTACAAACCATTCCCGATGTACCTACCCATGCCCGCGACGACTGGAAGACTGCCAGAGACTGGCGTTCGGGCAAGCGGATCTTCAACGAGGCCGATGCCAGCGCAATCAAACGGGCTTTCAAAGCCAACAACCCCACCCTGCCTGAGGCGCAGGTACGTCGGCGCAACTTTTCCTTCATGCTGCCGATTGGGTTTTTGCTTTTGTGCGTGGCCTTCATTGGTTTCTGGCTGTGGTCACATATGGGCAGGTGA
- a CDS encoding DUF433 domain-containing protein, translating to MKLGSKVRSELLSRISSNPDILRGRPRLKGSRIAVYMVLEALASQMSIEEVLVQWPELTRQDIQAALLYGARSTNYEWIALHEE from the coding sequence ATGAAGCTGGGCTCCAAGGTTCGCAGCGAACTCCTCTCCCGCATCAGCTCCAATCCCGATATTCTGCGCGGTAGGCCGCGACTCAAAGGAAGCCGTATTGCGGTATACATGGTTCTGGAAGCCCTGGCTTCACAGATGTCCATCGAAGAAGTGCTAGTGCAGTGGCCCGAACTGACCCGCCAGGACATCCAGGCCGCGCTGCTGTACGGGGCTCGCTCCACCAACTACGAGTGGATCGCCCTGCACGAGGAGTGA
- a CDS encoding DUF5615 family PIN-like protein, with product MRILLDENIPQRVLWWLISEGHEVVTAREVGLTGRSDAFLYAYAERHNYVLVTLDLDFSDPVRFPLSFPRIVLRPGVIDPELMREILRDVFRKGYPLWGELYVVQPEGIARYSEEL from the coding sequence ATGCGCATTCTGCTCGATGAAAACATTCCCCAGCGGGTGCTGTGGTGGCTGATTAGCGAGGGCCACGAGGTGGTCACGGCGCGGGAGGTAGGCCTCACCGGGCGCTCGGACGCCTTTCTGTATGCCTACGCCGAGCGGCACAACTACGTGCTGGTCACGCTCGACCTGGATTTTTCCGACCCCGTGCGCTTTCCCCTCAGCTTTCCGCGCATCGTGCTGCGCCCTGGAGTGATTGACCCCGAGCTGATGCGCGAAATCCTGCGGGACGTGTTCCGCAAGGGTTACCCTCTGTGGGGCGAACTCTATGTGGTGCAGCCGGAGGGTATCGCTCGGTATAGTGAAGAACTGTGA
- a CDS encoding hydroxymethylglutaryl-CoA lyase — protein MKWVECPRDSWQGFGRFIPTVEKVRYLQMLLEAGFQSLDLTSFVSPRWVPQHADAEAVLAAMPAPEEREYLAIIGNLKGLERARQAPHLTTVGYPFAISETFQRKNLNLGIEESWPVLEQLISEAEGLRFVVYLSMAFGNPYGDAWEPGLTAQFVERMRRLPGLSGIVLADTYGVASAQTIAQTLQAVTQSGGLDEKLGLHLHSRPENTLEKVEVALRAGVRWLEGALGGIGGCPFAGDELVGNLATEQVLPYLARQGEQLGIDLYRLPELSSQALLLRTQYA, from the coding sequence GTGAAATGGGTGGAGTGTCCACGGGATTCCTGGCAGGGGTTTGGCCGGTTTATTCCCACCGTAGAAAAGGTGAGATATTTGCAGATGCTGCTCGAGGCCGGTTTTCAGAGCCTCGACCTGACCAGTTTTGTTTCGCCCAGATGGGTGCCCCAGCACGCCGATGCAGAGGCGGTGCTGGCCGCCATGCCCGCGCCGGAAGAGCGCGAGTATCTGGCCATTATTGGCAACCTGAAGGGCCTCGAGCGGGCCCGGCAAGCCCCCCATCTGACCACCGTGGGCTACCCCTTTGCCATCTCGGAGACCTTCCAGCGCAAAAATCTCAACCTGGGCATAGAGGAATCCTGGCCGGTACTGGAGCAACTCATTTCAGAGGCAGAGGGTCTGCGGTTCGTGGTCTATCTTTCGATGGCCTTTGGTAACCCCTACGGCGACGCCTGGGAGCCGGGCCTCACAGCACAGTTTGTAGAGCGCATGCGGCGGCTACCGGGGCTTTCGGGCATTGTGCTGGCCGATACCTACGGGGTGGCCTCGGCCCAGACCATTGCCCAAACCCTCCAGGCGGTTACTCAAAGCGGGGGGCTGGACGAGAAGCTGGGCCTCCACCTGCACAGCCGCCCGGAAAACACCCTGGAAAAGGTAGAGGTGGCCCTTCGGGCCGGGGTGCGCTGGCTCGAGGGGGCGCTGGGGGGCATTGGCGGCTGCCCCTTTGCGGGCGATGAGCTGGTGGGCAATCTGGCCACCGAGCAGGTGCTTCCTTATCTGGCGAGGCAGGGTGAGCAATTAGGCATTGACCTTTATCGGCTGCCGGAACTCTCGAGCCAGGCTCTTTTGCTACGAACCCAGTACGCCTAG
- a CDS encoding FUN14 domain-containing protein gives MEVIQPYIGQLTFGGLAGFAVGFAIKTVGRWVAIILGLIFVVVQVLASMGYINVDWTRIQRDVEPLLQQEQIKNAWDALVGVLTTNLPFGGAFVAGLLLGLRRG, from the coding sequence GTGGAAGTAATTCAACCTTACATCGGGCAGCTCACCTTTGGCGGGCTGGCCGGGTTTGCAGTAGGCTTCGCCATCAAAACCGTAGGACGCTGGGTAGCCATCATTCTGGGCCTGATTTTTGTGGTGGTGCAGGTACTGGCCTCGATGGGCTATATCAACGTGGACTGGACCCGCATCCAGCGCGATGTGGAGCCGCTGCTGCAACAGGAGCAGATCAAAAACGCCTGGGACGCGCTGGTGGGGGTGCTTACCACCAACCTCCCCTTCGGAGGGGCCTTTGTGGCAGGGCTTCTACTCGGCTTGAGGCGGGGCTAG
- a CDS encoding SDR family oxidoreductase, giving the protein MFQPDLLKDKVVLVTGGGTGLGRSMSTRFLELGAKVAITSRRAETIAQAAQEMMQQTGGEVFTTPVDVRDPEAVKAMVDAVEGHFGRIDVLVNNAAGNFISPTERLSYRAFDAVLNIVLHGTVYCTLEVGKRWIARGQKGTMLNIATTYAQSGSGYVVPSATAKAGVVTLTKSLAAEWGKYGIRLNAIAPGPFPTEGAWTRLMPTPEIARMFEKKIPLGRVGEHIELANLAAYLISDYAGFITGDLITIDGGETVWNAGEFNVLDAVTKEQWDALEALRKKS; this is encoded by the coding sequence ATGTTTCAGCCAGATTTGCTAAAAGACAAGGTGGTACTGGTGACGGGGGGCGGTACAGGTCTGGGCCGCTCGATGAGCACGCGTTTTCTGGAGCTGGGGGCCAAAGTGGCCATCACCAGCCGGCGGGCCGAGACCATCGCCCAGGCCGCCCAGGAGATGATGCAGCAGACCGGGGGCGAGGTCTTCACCACGCCGGTAGACGTGCGCGACCCCGAAGCCGTCAAAGCCATGGTAGACGCGGTAGAGGGGCACTTTGGTCGGATTGACGTGCTGGTGAACAACGCTGCGGGCAACTTCATATCGCCTACCGAGCGGCTTTCTTACCGGGCTTTCGATGCGGTCTTGAACATTGTGCTGCACGGAACGGTGTACTGTACCCTCGAGGTCGGCAAGCGCTGGATTGCCCGGGGGCAGAAAGGCACCATGCTCAACATCGCCACCACCTATGCCCAGTCCGGCTCGGGGTATGTGGTGCCCTCGGCTACCGCCAAGGCGGGCGTCGTGACCCTCACCAAGTCGCTGGCAGCCGAATGGGGTAAGTACGGGATTCGCCTCAACGCCATTGCGCCGGGGCCCTTTCCCACCGAGGGGGCCTGGACCCGCCTGATGCCCACCCCGGAGATTGCCCGGATGTTCGAGAAAAAGATTCCCCTGGGGCGGGTGGGGGAGCACATCGAGCTGGCCAACCTGGCTGCTTACCTTATTTCCGACTATGCGGGCTTCATTACCGGCGACCTCATCACCATTGACGGCGGCGAGACAGTCTGGAACGCTGGGGAGTTCAATGTGCTGGACGCCGTAACCAAGGAGCAGTGGGATGCCCTCGAGGCCCTTCGCAAAAAATCCTGA
- a CDS encoding LemA family protein codes for MEILLILVLLLVALFVFYYNRIITLENRVNNALSQVDVQLKRRNDLIPNLVNTVKGYAAHETGVFDRVTQARERMLSAGSIEEKSAASNQLTQALRSVFAIAEAYPELKADANFRELQGQLEETENKIAYSRQFFNDTVLDFNNTVTTIPGMFVAQPLGKRAKPFFEVEDSARQVPNVSF; via the coding sequence ATGGAGATTTTGTTGATTCTAGTTCTGCTGCTAGTAGCCCTTTTCGTCTTTTACTACAACCGCATCATCACCCTGGAAAACCGGGTCAACAACGCGCTTTCCCAGGTAGACGTGCAGCTCAAACGGCGCAACGACCTGATCCCCAACCTGGTCAACACCGTCAAGGGCTACGCCGCCCACGAGACCGGGGTCTTCGACCGCGTGACCCAGGCCCGCGAACGGATGCTCTCCGCCGGAAGCATCGAGGAAAAGTCGGCGGCCTCCAACCAGCTCACCCAGGCCCTGCGCAGCGTATTTGCCATCGCCGAAGCCTACCCCGAGCTCAAGGCCGATGCCAACTTCCGCGAGTTGCAGGGGCAGCTCGAAGAAACCGAAAACAAAATTGCCTACTCCCGCCAGTTCTTCAACGACACCGTGCTGGACTTCAACAACACCGTCACCACCATCCCCGGTATGTTTGTGGCCCAGCCGCTGGGCAAGCGGGCCAAGCCCTTCTTCGAGGTTGAAGACTCGGCCCGTCAGGTGCCCAATGTCAGTTTCTAA
- a CDS encoding DUF2207 domain-containing protein, with protein MNLLRLWLPLLALLGLAWGKSYSLERVEQDVYLQADGRVRVVDVRTWRFEGAFREVFLEIDPRRGGQVRFEEASALDDGRPIRYEVQGNRISLTAGPPDRSGNLPVLAENQSRTFRISYTLTGEIMVASDAALFDRQVLEPEHAAVGSYVLRIHAPQAVPERFRVFIFTGRGRIGTLEFDPAKRVATVQITPVSQDEFVRSRVILDARAFSFRSLNEPRFEQWLKETEEETRTFRERSRQLIENQQVPGWAWALAAGPLGLLLVLFAFFIRAFQQYGQEPRTLEVGRYYREPAEEIPPGMVPYVMSQGDPGQSMLGRMISATLLDFARRGSVELIRHENPGLLGLFGGTETHFKLVAPPENATGLETEVWNLLRAAAGQDGVVRPDELKKYFQQHPSLLTSMSRRPRAIYEATHGKLLDEKSGRAAIRWGGWLVGLGFLFVLLSLTAGPVFFGLLGEPAWVGVLMASGFLSGIGLMVMGLLAFNVLTRWAPDKLLNARRWQAYRNFLADFSQMESAPPEHFKMWDYHFIYAAALGVAERYLRNLRRIAQQRPDVMTAPRWIPGSSLGQAGQVMASSSDMLEQISRMTGGLEQITRNLESLERALKPSSSGSGGGFGGSSSGGSSGGGGSSGAR; from the coding sequence CTGGCGCTTTGAGGGCGCCTTCCGCGAGGTCTTCCTGGAGATTGACCCCCGCCGGGGGGGCCAGGTGCGCTTTGAGGAGGCCAGCGCCCTCGACGATGGCCGACCCATCCGCTACGAAGTGCAGGGCAACCGCATCAGCCTTACCGCCGGCCCCCCTGACCGCTCGGGCAACCTGCCCGTACTGGCCGAAAACCAGAGCCGCACTTTTCGCATCAGCTACACCCTGACGGGCGAAATCATGGTAGCCAGCGATGCCGCCCTGTTTGACCGGCAGGTGTTGGAGCCTGAGCACGCGGCAGTGGGTAGCTACGTGCTGCGTATCCATGCCCCGCAGGCCGTGCCGGAACGGTTCCGGGTGTTCATCTTTACCGGGCGAGGGCGAATTGGAACCCTCGAGTTCGACCCGGCCAAACGCGTTGCCACGGTGCAGATAACCCCCGTCAGCCAGGATGAGTTTGTGCGCTCGAGGGTGATTCTGGATGCCCGGGCCTTCAGTTTCCGCAGCCTGAACGAGCCCCGCTTCGAGCAGTGGCTAAAGGAGACCGAAGAGGAAACCCGCACCTTCCGTGAGCGCTCCCGTCAGCTCATCGAAAACCAGCAGGTGCCCGGCTGGGCCTGGGCACTGGCCGCAGGGCCGCTGGGGCTGCTCCTGGTATTATTTGCTTTTTTTATCCGCGCCTTTCAACAGTATGGCCAAGAACCCCGCACCCTAGAGGTAGGCCGCTACTACCGTGAACCCGCCGAGGAAATCCCGCCAGGAATGGTGCCCTATGTGATGAGCCAGGGCGACCCCGGGCAGTCCATGCTGGGCCGGATGATCTCGGCTACCTTGCTCGATTTTGCCCGGCGGGGCTCGGTGGAGCTCATCCGCCACGAAAACCCGGGCCTGCTAGGGCTTTTTGGCGGCACCGAGACCCATTTCAAACTGGTGGCCCCACCGGAAAACGCCACCGGCCTGGAGACAGAAGTCTGGAACCTGCTGCGGGCCGCCGCAGGCCAGGACGGGGTGGTACGGCCCGACGAACTCAAAAAGTATTTCCAGCAGCACCCGAGCCTGCTGACCAGCATGAGCCGCCGCCCGAGAGCCATCTACGAGGCGACCCACGGCAAGCTGCTCGACGAGAAAAGTGGGCGGGCTGCCATACGCTGGGGGGGATGGTTGGTGGGGCTGGGCTTTTTGTTTGTGTTGTTATCACTCACCGCAGGGCCTGTTTTCTTCGGCCTGCTTGGAGAGCCTGCCTGGGTGGGCGTTCTGATGGCCAGCGGGTTTCTGAGCGGCATCGGCTTGATGGTCATGGGCTTGCTGGCCTTCAACGTGCTGACCCGCTGGGCGCCGGACAAACTGCTCAACGCCAGACGCTGGCAGGCCTACCGCAACTTCCTGGCCGACTTCTCCCAGATGGAATCGGCGCCGCCCGAGCATTTCAAAATGTGGGACTATCACTTTATCTATGCCGCCGCTTTGGGGGTGGCCGAGCGCTACCTGCGCAATCTGCGCCGGATTGCCCAGCAGCGACCCGACGTGATGACCGCGCCGCGCTGGATTCCTGGGTCGTCCCTGGGCCAGGCAGGGCAGGTCATGGCATCCAGCAGCGACATGCTGGAACAAATCAGCCGGATGACCGGGGGCCTCGAGCAGATTACCCGCAACCTGGAGAGCCTCGAGCGGGCCCTCAAACCCTCTTCCAGTGGCTCCGGGGGGGGTTTTGGGGGCAGCTCGAGCGGGGGTTCCTCCGGCGGCGGTGGTTCCAGCGGAGCCCGGTAG